The Pseudomonas sp. MPC6 nucleotide sequence TCCACCCAGCAGGCCAAACTCGACGCCGGGCGTTTTTCCATCGAAAACCTCGAGGCGCAGCTGCAGGAACAACGGGCGCAGCACGATCTGGCCCGACAGAAATACCAGCGGCAGCAGCACCTCAAGGCCGGCGGCGCCACCCGCGAAGAAGATGTGCAGACCGCCGAGGCCGAACTGCGCGCCACCCAGGCCCGCATCGACATGTACCAGGCGCAGATCCGCCAGGCCCAGGCCAGCTTGCGCAGCGATCAGGCCGAACTCGGTTACACCCGAATCTATGCCCCCATGGGCGGCACCGTGGTCGCACTCGATGCCCGGGTTGGCCAGACCCTCAACGCCCAGCAACAGACGCCGCTGATTCTGCGCATCGCCAAGCTGTCGCCGATGACCGTCTGGGCCGAGGTGTCGGAAGCCGACATCGGTCACGTCAAACCCGGCATGACGGCGTGGTTCACCACCCTCAGCGGCGGCCAGCGTCGCTGGAACAGCACCGTGCGGCAAATCCTGCCGGTGCCGCCCAAGCCGCTGGACCAGACCGCCCAGGGCGGCGGCAGCCCGGCCAGTTCGAGCAAAAGCGGGAGCGCGCGCGTGGTGCTGTACACCGTGTTGCTCGACGTCGATAACGCCGACAACGCACTGATGGCGGAAATGACCACCCAAGTGTTCTTTGTCGCGGACCAGGCGAAAAATGTCCTCACCGCGCCGATTGCGGCCCTGCAAACCGGCACGCAAGCGCACAGCCAGACCGCCCGGGTCGTCGCCAAAAACGGTCGCATCGAGCAACTCGACGTGCGCACCGGCATCAGCGACCGCCTGCGGGTACAGATCCTCGACGGCTTGCAGGAAGGCGATCACTTGCTGATCGGTCCGGCCGATGGGAGTGGCGGCTGAATGCTCACGCCCCTGATCGAACTGCAGGACATCCGCAAAGCCTACGGCGGTGGCGATTCACCTGAAGTTCACGTATTGCGCGGCATCGACCTGTCGATCCATGCCGGGGAGTTCGTGGCGATTGTCGGTGCCTCCGGCTCCGGCAAGTCGACGCTGATGAACATCCTCGGCTGCCTCGACCGCCCCACATCGGGCGAGTACCGCTTCGCCGGGGAAAATGTCGCCGCCCTCGACAGCGACGAAC carries:
- a CDS encoding efflux RND transporter periplasmic adaptor subunit, whose protein sequence is MKRPRQTRRALLVALCLLPVIAVAAWQIIPPGRDQFATVPVTRGDIESSVTALGTLQPRRYVDVGAQASGQIQKIHVEVGDRVKEGQLLVEIDPSTQQAKLDAGRFSIENLEAQLQEQRAQHDLARQKYQRQQHLKAGGATREEDVQTAEAELRATQARIDMYQAQIRQAQASLRSDQAELGYTRIYAPMGGTVVALDARVGQTLNAQQQTPLILRIAKLSPMTVWAEVSEADIGHVKPGMTAWFTTLSGGQRRWNSTVRQILPVPPKPLDQTAQGGGSPASSSKSGSARVVLYTVLLDVDNADNALMAEMTTQVFFVADQAKNVLTAPIAALQTGTQAHSQTARVVAKNGRIEQLDVRTGISDRLRVQILDGLQEGDHLLIGPADGSGG